A single Paenibacillus sp. FSL R5-0517 DNA region contains:
- a CDS encoding VWA domain-containing protein, which yields MAKKGKFFFISIVMLVLVFGLVYAGITLTSNFGKSTTQVSTENAGKELGKLYANIAPATAEPVKGQIDLDPVDVAESLPDISKFAIAVENTTNDYVEIFSSTEKSGSGVDGWLTEVGEEFNKAKITVGGKQVSVKIRNIASGTATDYIKSGKYIPDAFTPSNELWGEMVEASGVKTEMVSKRLVGNVPGIVISKAKYDALVDTYGSVNVKTVTEAIANNELAMGYTDPFASSTGLNFLVTALNTYDSANPLGEKAIEGFEKFQTNVPFTASTTIQMREAAKSGRLDAFVLEYQTYVNTADLKSGYVFTPFGVRHDSPLYALGQLPKNKQEIIQKFAEFVTQAKYQQSAEEFGFNGLQDYKSELATVDGGTLLSAQKVWKEKKNGSKPIAAVFVTDVSGSMDGEPLNRLKESLRKGQKYLGTDNSIGLVSYSSGVTVNLPIAKYDTNQQSMFVGTVDSLQAGGGTATFDGIVVAMKMLEDYMVANPNVKPLIFVLSDGETNEGHTLKDIRDLVETYQVPIYTIGYNADIKALESISSINEAASINADTDDVVYKIGNLFNVQM from the coding sequence ATGGCCAAGAAGGGAAAGTTTTTTTTCATATCGATTGTAATGCTGGTACTCGTATTTGGTCTGGTCTATGCAGGAATAACATTAACATCGAACTTTGGCAAGTCGACCACACAGGTGAGCACAGAGAATGCAGGTAAGGAACTGGGCAAACTGTACGCAAACATTGCACCAGCGACGGCAGAACCGGTCAAAGGACAGATTGATCTCGATCCGGTCGACGTAGCGGAATCGCTGCCGGATATCTCGAAATTCGCAATTGCCGTAGAGAATACAACGAATGATTACGTCGAAATATTCTCTTCCACGGAGAAGTCAGGCAGCGGGGTAGATGGCTGGTTAACTGAAGTGGGCGAGGAATTCAACAAAGCAAAAATTACCGTTGGCGGGAAACAGGTATCCGTCAAAATCCGCAACATTGCCTCCGGAACGGCTACCGATTATATCAAGTCGGGCAAGTATATACCTGATGCATTCACGCCTTCCAATGAACTGTGGGGCGAGATGGTTGAGGCCAGTGGGGTGAAAACAGAGATGGTTTCCAAGCGATTGGTTGGGAATGTCCCTGGTATTGTCATTTCCAAAGCCAAGTATGATGCACTGGTTGATACCTATGGCTCTGTGAATGTAAAAACCGTAACCGAAGCGATTGCCAATAATGAACTCGCGATGGGATATACCGATCCATTTGCCAGCTCCACAGGACTGAACTTCCTGGTGACTGCACTGAATACGTATGATAGCGCCAATCCACTGGGCGAGAAAGCTATTGAGGGATTTGAGAAATTCCAGACGAATGTACCGTTTACAGCCTCGACAACCATTCAGATGCGGGAAGCGGCCAAGTCAGGCAGACTGGATGCCTTTGTACTCGAATACCAGACATATGTGAATACCGCCGATCTGAAGAGTGGTTACGTCTTTACACCTTTTGGCGTGAGACATGACAGCCCGCTGTATGCACTGGGACAATTGCCGAAGAACAAACAGGAGATTATCCAAAAGTTTGCGGAATTTGTAACTCAGGCGAAGTATCAACAATCAGCGGAAGAGTTTGGTTTCAACGGGTTGCAGGATTACAAATCCGAACTGGCCACCGTGGATGGCGGCACGTTGTTGTCTGCACAGAAAGTATGGAAAGAAAAGAAAAACGGTAGCAAACCGATTGCCGCTGTGTTCGTGACGGATGTATCCGGAAGCATGGACGGCGAACCGCTTAACCGACTGAAGGAGTCCCTGCGCAAAGGTCAGAAGTACCTGGGTACAGACAACAGTATTGGCTTGGTTTCATACTCCAGTGGGGTAACCGTGAATCTGCCCATTGCCAAGTATGATACGAACCAACAGTCCATGTTTGTCGGAACAGTGGATAGTCTGCAAGCTGGCGGAGGGACGGCGACGTTTGACGGGATCGTGGTAGCGATGAAGATGTTGGAAGATTACATGGTTGCTAATCCAAACGTGAAGCCGTTAATCTTTGTCCTGAGTGATGGCGAGACCAATGAAGGTCATACCCTGAAGGATATCCGGGATCTGGTCGAGACGTACCAAGTGCCGATCTATACGATTGGGTACAACGCGGACATTAAGGCTCTGGAGAGCATCTCCAGCATTAACGAAGCGGCAAGCATCAATGCCGATACCGACGATGTCGTGTACAAGATCGGGAACCTGTTTAACGTACAGATGTAA
- a CDS encoding toxic anion resistance protein, with product MSFSMEIPSQKEIQKVIEEEVKPVPAEVAELQQVANANVEMIMTLDLESLEKRKEILQSIDGFGMNTMRSSSEKNALLQVSVGHLSKTGDEGGQVAKGLTELHMQLKDLDPSVVDFAKTGFLGKLFNPLRAYFLKYQKADAVIADIVTSLDKGRSTLRNDNTTLEIEQQNLRELTKRLQKEIQLGVLMDESIDAQIEAAKVRNEDPEKVRFITEEVLFPLRQRVMDLQQMLVVNQQGIMAIEVVIRNNKELIRGVDRAKNVTISALKIAVTVASALYNQKIVLQKIELLNQTTNDLIAGTSKMLKDQGIAIQKQAYEASISVDTMKQAFTDVLSALDSISLYKQEALPRMRETINQFRELADTGEQQIQRLEKGQKLGL from the coding sequence ATGTCATTTTCAATGGAAATACCGAGCCAGAAGGAAATTCAGAAGGTGATTGAAGAAGAGGTGAAACCCGTGCCCGCCGAGGTCGCGGAGCTTCAACAAGTGGCGAATGCCAACGTAGAGATGATCATGACACTGGATCTCGAATCCCTGGAGAAGCGCAAAGAGATTCTGCAATCCATTGACGGCTTTGGCATGAACACGATGAGATCCTCTTCCGAGAAAAACGCCTTGCTTCAAGTCTCCGTTGGACATCTGTCCAAGACGGGAGACGAAGGCGGTCAGGTCGCCAAAGGTTTGACCGAGCTGCATATGCAACTGAAGGATCTCGACCCGAGCGTGGTCGACTTTGCCAAGACCGGTTTCCTTGGGAAATTGTTCAATCCGCTTCGCGCCTATTTCCTGAAATACCAGAAGGCTGACGCAGTCATCGCTGACATCGTAACCTCTTTGGATAAAGGCAGATCCACCCTGCGTAACGATAATACAACCCTGGAGATCGAACAACAGAACCTGAGAGAACTCACCAAACGACTGCAAAAGGAGATTCAGCTTGGCGTGCTCATGGATGAGTCCATCGACGCGCAGATTGAAGCAGCCAAGGTCCGCAATGAGGACCCAGAGAAAGTCCGCTTTATTACAGAGGAAGTGTTGTTCCCACTCCGTCAGCGGGTCATGGACCTGCAACAAATGCTAGTCGTGAACCAGCAGGGTATCATGGCGATTGAAGTGGTCATCCGTAACAACAAGGAGCTAATTCGAGGGGTAGACCGGGCCAAGAATGTAACGATCTCAGCACTGAAAATTGCCGTTACGGTAGCGAGTGCTTTGTATAATCAGAAGATTGTATTGCAGAAGATTGAATTGCTGAACCAGACAACCAATGATTTGATTGCCGGTACATCCAAAATGCTCAAGGATCAGGGGATTGCCATTCAGAAGCAGGCATATGAAGCCAGCATTTCCGTGGATACGATGAAACAGGCGTTCACCGATGTGTTGTCAGCACTCGATTCAATCAGTCTGTATAAGCAGGAAGCCTTGCCAAGAATGCGTGAAACGATTAACCAGTTCCGTGAGCTTGCAGATACTGGAGAGCAACAGATTCAGCGTTTGGAGAAGGGGCAGAAGCTAGGGCTGTAA